AGTCCTACCTGCACCACGCCGCGACCCGTGAGCTGTGGGTCGACCAGATCACCGGCCTGGTGGTTGACGTGGATCTGCGCGTCGAGGACTACTACGCAACGACCTCCGGCCAGCGCACCGGCGATGTCCTGCTCTTCGACGGCTCGATGAGTGACGAGCAGACGTCGCAGCTCATCGACGCCGTCTCCGGGGTCCGCGGCGAGTCCACCACGCAGATGTGGCGGTGGGCCGCGATCATCCTCGGGGCGTTGATCGCTCTGGCCGGAGCTGCCGGGGCGTTCCTGTCCGGCCGGCGGGGCCGGGAAGAAAAGTTGCCGGGGGAGCCGGAAACGGTGGTAGCATCCCGCAGTAGCCGGAGGGCGACGCGCGGGTAGATTGTCCCCTTTACATGGGGTCGACAATGGTATAGGGTATTTCTTTGCGCTGGAATTCGTCTCTGGTTATACATGGACCTCGTCGATGATCTTTCTCAGAAAGAGATTTGACAAGGTGACTTTGTGCTTTCCGGGGACGGTTATTCCACAGCAGACCAAATGCTAATTTTACCAGCGGTTATCCCGGATTCCTGTCACTTTCCGCACAGGGATCGGCAACCGCGTGAGGTGCTGGAAGGACCCATCTTGGCAGTCTCCCGCCAGACCAAGTCAGTGGCCGAAATCCCCGGAGCTCCGACTCGGTACTCGTTCGCAAAGATCACCGAGCCTGTAGCAGTCCCGGGTCTTCTCGATCTTCAGCTCGACTCCTTCTCATGGCTCATCGGCACGCCCGAGTGGCGCGCCCGCATGCAGGAAGAGCGCGGGGCAGATGCCACCGTGACGAGCGGACTCGAGGATATTCTTTTTGAGCTGAGCCCGATTCAGGATTACTCGGGCACCATGTCCCTGTCTCTCTCCGAGCCGCGCTTCGAGCCGGTCAAGCACACGGTGGACGAGTGCAAGGACAAGGACATGAACTACTCCGCGCAGCTGTACGTCACCGCGGAGTTCATCAACAACGAGACGCAGGAGATCAAGTCCCAGACCGTCTTCATCGGCGATTTCCCGCTGATGACCGACATGGGAACCTTCATCGTCAACGGCACCGAGCGTGTCGTCGTCTCCCAGCTCGTGCGTTCCCCGGGTGTGTACTTCGACCAGTCGATCGACAAGTCGACCGAGCGCCCGCTCCACTCCGTCAAGGTCATCCCGTCCCGCGGCGCATGGCTGGAGTTCGACGTCGACAAGCGCGACACCGTCGGTGTGCGCATCGACCGTAAGCGCCGCCAGCCCGTCACCGTGCTGCTCAAGGCGCTGGGTTGGACCGAGGAACAGATCAAGGACCGCTTCGGTTTCTCCGAGCTCATGATGTCCACGCTCGAGTCCGACGGTGTCGCAAACACCGACGAGGCCCTGCTGGAGATCTACCGCAAGCAGCGTCCGGGCGAGCAGCCCACGCGTGACCTGGCGCAGTCGCTCATCGACAACGCCTTCTTCCGCGCCAAGCGCTACGACCTCGCACGTGTCGGCCGCTACAAGGTCAACCGCAAGCTCGGCCTCGGCGGCGACCACGACGGTCTGATGACGCTGACCGAAGAGGACATCGCCACCACCATCGAGTACCTCGTGCGCCTGCACGCGGGTGAGCGTCAGATGACGTCGCCGACAGGGGAGAGCATCCCGCTGAACACGGACGACATCGACCACTTCGGTAACCGTCGTCTGCGTACCGTCGGCGAGCTCATCCAGAACCAGGTCCGTGTGGGCCTGTCCCGCATGGAGCGTGTCGTGCGCGAGCGCATGACCACGCAGGACGCGGAGTCGATCACCCCGACCTCGCTCATCAACGTGCGTCCGGTCTCCGCGGCCATCCGCGAGTTCTTCGGCACCTCGCAGCTGTCGCAGTTCATGGACCAGAACAACTCCCTGTCCGGCCTGACGCACAAGCGTCGTCTGTCGGCGCTCGGCCCGGGCGGTCTGTCCCGTGAGCGCGCCGGCATCGAGGTCCGAGACGTTCACCCGTCCCACTACGGCCGCATGTGCCCGATCGAGACCCCTGAGGGCCCGAACATCGGCCTGATCGGTTCGCTGGCTTCCTACGCCCGCGTCAACTCCTTCGGTTTCATCGAGACCCCGTACCGTCGCGTCGTCGACGGCCGTGTCACTGACGAGGTCAAGTACCTCACCGCTGACGAAGAGGACCGCTACGCCATCGCCCAGGCCTCGATCGAGCAGGACGCCGACGGCAACATCACCGAAGAGCGCATCGAGGTCCGCATCAAGGACGGCGACATCGCCGTCACCGACGCCCAGGGTGTCGAGTGGATCGACGTGTCCCCGCGCCAGATGGTCTCCGTCGGTACCGCGATGATTCCGTTCCTCGAGCACGACGACGCCAACCGTGCCCTCATGGGTGCGAACATGCAGAAGCAGGCCGTTCCCCTGGTCCGCGCCGAGGCCGCCTACGTGGGCACCGGCATGGAGCAGCGCGCCGCCTACGACGCCGGCGACCTCGTCATCACCCCGAAGTCGGGTGTGGTGGAGAACGTCTCCGCCGATGTCATCACCATCATGGACGACGACGGCGTGCGTGACTCCTACATGCTGCGCAAGTTCCAGCGGACCAACCAGGGCACCAGCTACAACCAGTCCCCGCTGGTCAGCCTGGGCGAGCGCGTCGAGGCCGGTCAGGTCATCGCCGACGGTCCGGGCACGAAGAACGGCGAGATGGCCCTCGGCCGCAACCTTCTCGTCGCCTTCATGCCGTGGGAGGGCCACAACTACGAGGATGCGATCATCCTCAACCAGCGTGTGGTCGAGGACGACATCCTCACCTCCATCCACATCGAGGAACACGAGATCGATGCCCGCGACACCAAGCTCGGTGCCGAGGAAATCACCCGTGAGATCCCCAACGTCTCCGAGGACGTCCTGCGCGACCTCGACGACCGCGGCATCGTCCGCCTCGGCGCCGACGTGCGCGACGGCGACATCCTCGTGGGCAAGGTCACGCCGAAGGGCGAGACCGAGCTGACCCCGGAGGAGCGCCTGCTGCGCGCCATCTTCGGTGAGAAGGCCCGTGAGGTGCGCGACACCTCGCTCAAGGTCCCCCACGGCGAGACCGGCAAGGTCATCGGCGTGCGTCGCTTCTCCCGCGAGGACGACGACGACCTGTCACCGGGCGTCAACGAGATGATCCGCGTGCACGTGGCCCAGAAGCGCAAGATCCAGGACGGCGATAAGATGGCCGGCCGCCACGGCAACAAGGGTGTCGTGGGCAAGATCCTGCCGCCCGAGGACATGCCCTTCATGGCCGACGGCACCCCGGTGGATATCATCCTCAACACCCACGGTGTCCCGCGTCGTATGAACATCGGCCAGGTCCTGGAGATCCACCTCGGTTGGCTCGCCCACGCGGGCTGGACCGTTGATCCCGAGGACCCGAAGAACGCCGAGCTCATCAAGACGCTGCCGGAGGAGCTCTACGACGTCCCGCCGGAGTCGCTCACCGCCACCCCGGTGTTCGACGGCGCCTCCAACGAGGAGCTCACCGGCCTGCTGGCCAACTCGAAGCCCAACCGTGACGGCGACGTCATGGTCGACGCCTCGGGCAAGACCAGGCTTTTCGACGGTCGTTCAGGCGAGCCGTTCCAGTACCCCATCTCCGTGGGTTACATGTACATGCTCAAGCTGCACCACCTGGTCGACGAGAAGATCCACGCCCGTTCCACCGGTCCGTACTCCATGATCACCCAGCAGCCGCTGGGCGGTAAGGCACAGTTCGGTGGCCAGCGTTTCGGCGAGATGGAGGTGTGGGCGATGCAGGCATACGGCGCCGCCTACACCCTGCAGGAGCTGCTCACCATCAAGTCGGATGACGTGGTCGGCCGCGTGAAGGTCTACGAGGCCATCGTCAAGGGCGACAACATCCCCGACCCGGGCATCCCGGAGTCGTTCAAGGTCCTGCTCAAGGAGCTGCAGTCGCTGTGCCTCAACGTCGAGGTCCTGGCCACTGACGGCACCCCGATGGAGCTCACCGGCGACGACGACGAGGACGAAGCCGGCTCCTCGCTGGGCATCAACCTGTCCCGCGACGAGCGCGCTGACGCCGACTCCGACATCGCCTAGGTAGTTCTCCGGCTCCCCCCTTTCTCCGGGGGGAGCGCATCACCACAGCTAGTTCTCATAACAGTCATTCGATCCCTCCACGAAGGAGGGTGAAAGGGAGTTACGTGTTCGACGTAAACCTCTTCGACGAGCTCCGCATCGGCCTGGCCACCGCCGACGATATCCGTCGTTGGTCCAAGGGCGAGGTCAAGAAGCCCGAGACCATCAACTACCGCACCCTCAAGCCGGAGAAGGACGGGCTCTTCTGCGAGCGCATCTTCGGCCCCACCCGGGACTGGGAGTGCGCCTGCGGCAAGTACAAGCGCGTCCGTTACAAGGGCATCATCTGTGAACGCTGCGGCGTCGAGGTGACCAAGTCCAAGGTTCGACGCGAGCGCATGGGCCATATCGAGCTCGCCGCGCCCGTCACCCACATCTGGTACTTCAAGGGTGTGCCGTCCCGCCTGGGCTACCTGCTCGACCTTGCCCCCAAGGATCTCGAGCGCATCATCTACTTCGCCGCCAACATCATCACCTCCGTTGACGAGGAAGCACGGCACAACGACCAGTCCACTCTCGAAGCAGAAATGCTCCTGGAGAAGAAGGAAGTTGAGTCCGAGGCGCAGTCCGAGATCGCCGAGCGTGCAGCCACGCTCGAGTCCGACCTCGCTGAGCTCGAGGCCGAGGGCGCGAAGGCGGATGCCCGTCGTAAAGTGCAGAACGCCGCGGACAAGGAGATGCAGCACATCCGCGAGCGCGCCGAGCGCGAGATCGACCGCCTCGACGAGATCTGGCAGACGTTCCTCAAGCTCTCCGTCAAGCAGATGATCATCGACGAGACCATCTACGAAGAGCTCGTCGATCGCTACGAGGACTACTTCACCGGCGGAATGGGCGCCGAGTCGCTCCAGACC
This sequence is a window from Corynebacterium doosanense CAU 212 = DSM 45436. Protein-coding genes within it:
- a CDS encoding DNA-directed RNA polymerase subunit beta, whose translation is MLEGPILAVSRQTKSVAEIPGAPTRYSFAKITEPVAVPGLLDLQLDSFSWLIGTPEWRARMQEERGADATVTSGLEDILFELSPIQDYSGTMSLSLSEPRFEPVKHTVDECKDKDMNYSAQLYVTAEFINNETQEIKSQTVFIGDFPLMTDMGTFIVNGTERVVVSQLVRSPGVYFDQSIDKSTERPLHSVKVIPSRGAWLEFDVDKRDTVGVRIDRKRRQPVTVLLKALGWTEEQIKDRFGFSELMMSTLESDGVANTDEALLEIYRKQRPGEQPTRDLAQSLIDNAFFRAKRYDLARVGRYKVNRKLGLGGDHDGLMTLTEEDIATTIEYLVRLHAGERQMTSPTGESIPLNTDDIDHFGNRRLRTVGELIQNQVRVGLSRMERVVRERMTTQDAESITPTSLINVRPVSAAIREFFGTSQLSQFMDQNNSLSGLTHKRRLSALGPGGLSRERAGIEVRDVHPSHYGRMCPIETPEGPNIGLIGSLASYARVNSFGFIETPYRRVVDGRVTDEVKYLTADEEDRYAIAQASIEQDADGNITEERIEVRIKDGDIAVTDAQGVEWIDVSPRQMVSVGTAMIPFLEHDDANRALMGANMQKQAVPLVRAEAAYVGTGMEQRAAYDAGDLVITPKSGVVENVSADVITIMDDDGVRDSYMLRKFQRTNQGTSYNQSPLVSLGERVEAGQVIADGPGTKNGEMALGRNLLVAFMPWEGHNYEDAIILNQRVVEDDILTSIHIEEHEIDARDTKLGAEEITREIPNVSEDVLRDLDDRGIVRLGADVRDGDILVGKVTPKGETELTPEERLLRAIFGEKAREVRDTSLKVPHGETGKVIGVRRFSREDDDDLSPGVNEMIRVHVAQKRKIQDGDKMAGRHGNKGVVGKILPPEDMPFMADGTPVDIILNTHGVPRRMNIGQVLEIHLGWLAHAGWTVDPEDPKNAELIKTLPEELYDVPPESLTATPVFDGASNEELTGLLANSKPNRDGDVMVDASGKTRLFDGRSGEPFQYPISVGYMYMLKLHHLVDEKIHARSTGPYSMITQQPLGGKAQFGGQRFGEMEVWAMQAYGAAYTLQELLTIKSDDVVGRVKVYEAIVKGDNIPDPGIPESFKVLLKELQSLCLNVEVLATDGTPMELTGDDDEDEAGSSLGINLSRDERADADSDIA